The following are encoded together in the Mycteria americana isolate JAX WOST 10 ecotype Jacksonville Zoo and Gardens chromosome 2, USCA_MyAme_1.0, whole genome shotgun sequence genome:
- the GCM2 gene encoding chorion-specific transcription factor GCMb, which translates to MKLTWDINDPKLPQEPKHFDAFQEWPDGYVRFIYSSEEKNAQRHLSGWAMRNTNNHNCQILKKSCLGVVVCARSCALPGGARLQLRPAICDKARQKQQKKACPNCNSALELIPCRGHSGYPVTNFWRLDGKAIFFQAKGVHDHPRPESKLEAEARRSAIKKQMSFSHHSQKKRTLNSEAGRYDDSGSYANNLQNLPCVDGPERVGIITDTNFSIPAQSYPSLQNADLYKASYDSASFQEDQLSPYPKCPNPRIYMPRPCSYEFGVPTFISSNPYPTFYKDLTSPAIDADPIGLNGSHYNAMTTHDKSFDNPGRHYGLKPAWGKTGSGDRSDYGQMQTSANHPYYGGDYPCRYGSSPSPIAPPLQTVITTTTKVSYQAYKPSALKYSDNLCDMKNLQSYTHVAENVSGAIYSGMKIQEDFGMIKSALLYQHDPVPTKSEPAESVETYRYGPPLGNSYTEHEGQTLRFESADY; encoded by the exons atGAAGCTCACCTGGGACATCAACGACCCCAAGCTGCCGCAG GAGCCCAAGCACTTCGATGCCTTCCAGGAATGGCCCGACGGCTACGTGCGGTTCATCTACTCCAGCGAGGAGAAGAACGCGCAGAGACACCTCAGCGGCTGGGCCATGCGCAACACCAACAACCACAACTGCCAGATCCTCAAGAAGTCCtgcctgggggtggtggtgtgcgccaggagctgtgctctgcccggcggagccaggctgcagcttcGCCCCGCCATATGCGACAAGGCTCggcagaagcagcaaa AGAAAGCCTGCCCAAACTGTAACTCGGCCCTTGAGCTTATTCCCTGCCGAGGACACAGTGGCTATCCAGTCACTAACTTCTGGAGGCTTGATGGCAAAGCAATATTTTTCCAG GCTAAAGGAGTCCATGACCACCCCAGGCCAGAGAGCAAATTGGAGGCAGAAGCAAGACGAAGTGCAATTAAGAAGCAAATGTCCTTTTCTCACCATTCCCAGAAAAAGAGAACTCTAAACTCAGAG GCTGGAAGGTACGATGATAGCGGCAGTTATGCCAATAACCTACAGAATCTGCCCTGCGTGGATGGCCCAGAAAGGGTCGGTATCATCACAGACACCAATTTTTCGATTCCAGCCCAGTCTTACCCTTCGCTGCAAAACGCTGACCTCTACAAAGCATCTTACGACTCAGCCAGCTTCCAAGAGGACCAGCTATCGCCATACCCAAAGTGCCCCAATCCAAGGATCTATATGCCCAGGCCGTGCAGCTATGAGTTTGGAGTTCCTACCTTTATAAGCTCCAACCCTTACCCAACATTTTACAAAGATCTGACAAGTCCTGCCATCGATGCTGACCCCATCGGTTTGAATGGATCTCACTACAATGCCATGACCACCCATGATAAGAGCTTTGATAACCCTGGCAGACATTACGGACTGAAACCAGCTTGGGGGAAAACTGGCAGCGGAGACCGGAGTGACTACGGACAGATGCAAACGAGCGCTAACCACCCTTACTACGGTGGGGACTACCCCTGCAGGTATGGTTCCAGCCCCTCTCCCATAGCCCCGCCGTTGCAAACCGTCATCACAACCACCACCAAGGTGTCCTACCAGGCCTACAAGCCGTCCGCGCTGAAATACAGTGACAACCTCTGCGATATGAAAAATCTTCAGAGCTATACCCACGTGGCAGAAAATGTCTCGGGTGCTATCTATTCAGGAATGAAGATTCAGGAAGACTTTGGGATGATAAAGTCAGCGTTGCTCTACCAGCATGACCCGGTCCCCACAAAGTCCGAACCAGCCGAGAGCGTGGAGACCTATCGGTATGGGCCACCACTGGGGAACAGCTATACTGAGCACGAAGGACAGACTTTAAGGTTTGAGAGTGCTGATTATTGA